A DNA window from Sphingomonas changnyeongensis contains the following coding sequences:
- a CDS encoding FecCD family ABC transporter permease, which yields MTDFRLNIALVIAVVAAVLAACFLGSTPLPPARLAAALIGAGSPGDMTVVWAIRLPRALAALAVGGALGMSGAALQGLLRNPLAEPGVLGVSATAALAATVMLYYGLAGVAGFMLPMAAIGGAMAATALLAIVAARTGSVVTLILVGVGLSSFAAAAMALLLNLAPNPFSLADMVTWMMGSVANRSFADLALSGPFLIAGLTLLLLTRRGLSALTLGEEAAAGIGLDVARQRVLVVAGTGLATGAAVAIAGSVGFIGIVAPHLVRPLTGHDPARSLLPAALLGGCLLVAADIVVRLLPTDAELKLGVVAALIGAPVFVWIAARRRSVQ from the coding sequence ATGACCGACTTTCGGCTCAACATCGCGCTGGTCATCGCGGTCGTCGCGGCTGTGCTTGCCGCCTGTTTCCTCGGCTCGACCCCGCTGCCGCCGGCGCGGCTGGCGGCGGCGCTGATCGGCGCGGGCAGCCCGGGCGACATGACGGTCGTCTGGGCGATCCGCCTGCCCCGCGCGCTCGCGGCGCTGGCGGTCGGTGGCGCGCTCGGCATGAGCGGGGCGGCACTTCAGGGCCTGTTGCGCAACCCGCTGGCCGAACCCGGCGTGCTCGGCGTGTCGGCGACCGCCGCGCTCGCGGCGACCGTCATGCTCTATTACGGGCTGGCGGGGGTTGCCGGCTTCATGCTGCCGATGGCGGCGATCGGCGGGGCGATGGCGGCGACCGCGCTGCTCGCCATCGTCGCCGCGCGCACCGGATCGGTGGTGACGCTGATCCTGGTCGGCGTCGGCCTGTCGAGCTTTGCCGCCGCGGCGATGGCGCTGCTCCTCAACCTTGCGCCCAACCCGTTCTCGCTTGCCGACATGGTAACATGGATGATGGGATCGGTCGCCAATCGCAGCTTTGCCGATCTGGCGCTCAGCGGCCCGTTCCTGATCGCGGGGCTGACGCTGCTGCTGCTGACCCGGCGGGGCCTGTCGGCATTGACGCTGGGCGAGGAAGCCGCCGCCGGGATCGGCCTTGATGTCGCGCGGCAGCGGGTGCTGGTCGTCGCCGGCACGGGGCTGGCGACCGGGGCCGCCGTCGCCATTGCCGGATCGGTCGGCTTTATCGGCATCGTCGCCCCGCATCTCGTCCGCCCGCTCACCGGCCATGATCCGGCACGGTCGCTGCTGCCCGCCGCCCTGCTTGGCGGCTGCCTGCTGGTGGCCGCCGACATCGTGGTCCGCCTGCTGCCCACCGATGCCGAGCTGAAGCTGGGCGTGGTCGCCGCGCTGATCGGCGCGCCGGTCTTTGTCTGGATCGCCGCCCGCCGCCGGAGCGTGCAATGA
- a CDS encoding cobyric acid synthase, producing MIQGTGSDVGKSLLVAGLCRIARRRGIRVAPFKPQNMSNNAAACADGGEIGRAQALQARAAGLAPHTDFNPVLLKPASDRRAQIVVHGRVQDAQDAARYMAGRGALMPAVAESFTRLAAAFDLVIVEGAGSPAEINLRAGDIANMGFARRFDVPVILAGDIDRGGVIAALVGTQAVLDPEDAAMIRGFLVNKFRGDPALFDDGLAEIVRRTGWPSLGVIPWIAAASRLPAEDAVVLERGIAGQDAPLTIVAPMLSRIANFDDADPLRLEPGVDFRFVPPGRPLPRNADVVLLLGTKSTLADLAFLRAQGWDTDLLAHVRGGGRVLGLCGGFQMLGRRIRDPDGIDGPAGAADGLGLLDIETVMTPGKQVRPAAGRCALTGAPVQGYEIHAGNTHGPGLARPLLNLDHGPDGAVSADGRIAGSYLHGLFGSDAFRRAWLNRVRPGVAGDLAYEAEVEAALDGVADALEAAVDLDALFAAARTPLLGA from the coding sequence ATGATCCAGGGCACCGGCTCCGACGTCGGCAAGTCGCTGCTGGTCGCCGGTCTGTGCCGCATCGCCCGGCGGCGCGGCATCCGCGTCGCGCCGTTCAAGCCGCAGAACATGTCTAACAATGCCGCCGCCTGCGCGGATGGCGGCGAAATCGGCCGCGCCCAGGCGCTGCAGGCGCGGGCGGCGGGCCTGGCCCCGCACACCGATTTCAACCCGGTGCTGCTCAAACCCGCAAGCGACCGGCGCGCGCAGATCGTCGTCCATGGCCGGGTGCAGGACGCGCAGGACGCCGCCCGTTACATGGCCGGGCGCGGCGCGCTGATGCCGGCGGTGGCGGAAAGCTTCACCCGGCTGGCGGCGGCGTTCGATCTGGTGATCGTCGAGGGCGCGGGCAGCCCGGCGGAGATCAACCTGCGCGCCGGCGACATCGCCAATATGGGCTTTGCCCGCCGGTTCGACGTGCCGGTGATCCTGGCCGGCGATATCGACCGGGGCGGCGTCATCGCGGCGCTGGTCGGCACCCAGGCGGTGCTCGACCCTGAGGATGCGGCGATGATCCGGGGGTTTCTGGTCAACAAATTCCGCGGCGATCCGGCGCTGTTCGACGACGGGCTGGCAGAAATCGTCCGCCGCACCGGCTGGCCGTCGCTGGGCGTCATTCCGTGGATCGCCGCCGCGTCGCGGCTGCCGGCGGAAGATGCGGTGGTGCTCGAACGCGGGATTGCGGGGCAGGACGCGCCGCTCACCATCGTCGCGCCGATGCTGTCGCGCATCGCGAACTTCGACGATGCCGATCCGCTCAGGCTCGAACCGGGGGTGGATTTCCGCTTCGTGCCGCCGGGCCGGCCGCTGCCGCGCAATGCCGATGTCGTGCTGCTGCTCGGCACCAAATCGACGCTCGCCGATCTGGCCTTTCTGCGCGCACAGGGGTGGGACACCGATCTGCTCGCCCATGTCCGTGGCGGCGGCCGGGTGCTAGGCCTGTGCGGCGGGTTCCAGATGCTCGGCCGACGCATCCGCGACCCGGACGGCATTGACGGGCCGGCCGGTGCCGCCGACGGGCTGGGCCTGCTCGATATCGAAACGGTGATGACGCCGGGCAAGCAGGTGCGCCCGGCGGCGGGGCGGTGCGCGCTGACCGGTGCGCCGGTTCAGGGCTATGAGATCCATGCCGGCAACACCCATGGGCCGGGGCTGGCCCGCCCGCTGCTCAACCTCGATCACGGCCCGGACGGCGCGGTCAGCGCCGATGGCCGGATCGCGGGCAGCTATCTGCACGGGCTGTTCGGCAGCGACGCGTTCCGCCGCGCCTGGCTGAACCGCGTGCGCCCCGGCGTGGCGGGCGATCTCGCTTATGAGGCCGAGGTCGAAGCCGCGCTGGACGGGGTGGCCGATGCGCTGGAGGCGGCGGTCGATCTGGACGCCCTGTTCGCGGCCGCGCGCACGCCGCTTCTGGGGGCATGA
- a CDS encoding ABC transporter ATP-binding protein encodes MTALHADALVHAVGGRLLVDGAHLRLGPGELVVLLGPNGAGKTTLLRLALGLIAPSSGSAMIGGTDARQLPAAARARHVAYLPQGRALAWPARVRDVVALGRFAFGGPLGRLRAADGDAVARALAACDLVGLADRRVDTLSGGELARVHIARALAAEAPLIIADEPAAALDPLHQHQVMAVLRAAADRGGGVLVVLHDLALAARYADRLVWMQDGRIVADGPVAQTLTRERVAAVYGVSARIGPGPAPISASTGRCDGARADDPGHRLRRRQVAAGRRSVPHRPAARHPRRAVQAAEHV; translated from the coding sequence ATGACCGCGCTTCATGCCGACGCGCTTGTCCACGCGGTGGGTGGCCGCCTGCTGGTCGATGGCGCGCATCTCCGGCTGGGGCCGGGCGAACTGGTCGTGCTGCTCGGCCCCAATGGCGCGGGCAAGACGACGCTGCTGCGCCTCGCCCTCGGCCTCATCGCCCCGTCATCGGGATCGGCGATGATCGGCGGCACCGATGCCCGGCAGCTGCCGGCGGCGGCGCGGGCGCGCCATGTCGCCTATCTGCCGCAGGGCCGGGCGCTCGCCTGGCCGGCGCGGGTGCGCGACGTCGTCGCGCTTGGCCGCTTCGCCTTTGGCGGCCCGCTCGGCCGGCTGCGCGCGGCGGACGGAGACGCGGTCGCGCGCGCGCTTGCCGCCTGCGATCTGGTCGGGCTAGCCGACCGGCGGGTCGACACATTGTCGGGGGGCGAGCTTGCGCGTGTCCACATCGCCCGCGCGCTCGCGGCGGAAGCACCGCTGATCATCGCCGACGAACCGGCAGCCGCGCTCGATCCGCTGCACCAGCATCAGGTGATGGCGGTGCTGCGCGCTGCCGCCGATCGCGGCGGCGGCGTGCTCGTCGTGCTGCACGATCTGGCGCTCGCCGCCCGCTATGCTGACCGGCTGGTGTGGATGCAGGACGGCCGGATCGTCGCCGACGGCCCGGTCGCGCAGACGCTGACCCGCGAACGGGTGGCGGCGGTCTATGGCGTCAGCGCGCGGATCGGCCCCGGCCCCGCCCCGATATCAGCATCGACGGGCCGCTGTGACGGCGCGCGCGCTGATGATCCAGGGCACCGGCTCCGACGTCGGCAAGTCGCTGCTGGTCGCCGGTCTGTGCCGCATCGCCCGGCGGCGCGGCATCCGCGTCGCGCCGTTCAAGCCGCAGAACATGTCTAA
- a CDS encoding TonB-dependent receptor plug domain-containing protein, producing MGESVTVIATDEIETRQSNAVVDLLRTVPGVTFARNGGIGTSTGVSIRGAEADQTVALIDGIRLNDPSSPGGGFNFGNLLTGNIARIEVVRGSQSVIWGSQAIGGVVNMITRAPTDTWEVNARAEGGWRDTYQAVANVSGRAGPVAASFGAGYFTTDGLSAFSEARGGTERDGYENIGANGKLLIDLAANIAIDLRGFYSRGETDIDGFPAPLFAFADTLEVAKTEEFVGYAGINATFLDGRFRNRLAFTYTDTDRDNIDRTAATPVNTFAGLGRNERIEYQGIFTASDRLEAVFGAETETSRFSTSSFGAAPSTARVGIDSVYAQLSGAPVRGLRLTGGVRHDDHDTFGGATTFAGSGVFTPNGGATTIRASYGEGFKAPTLFQLRSNFGNLALQPERSKSYDVGVVQRFLDGRLELGATYFRRDTQNQIDFVSCFQNSAAICTGRPSGTYDNIRRTRASGVEATVTMTPVDALTFRAQYSLIDTENRDTGLRLARRPEQTVSALIDYRWAFGLETGATIAHVGDSFDNAANTRRLDGHVLVDLRASYPVTETVELYGRVENLFDEVYETIFRYGTAGRAAYVGVRLRL from the coding sequence GTGGGTGAATCGGTGACGGTGATCGCGACCGACGAGATCGAGACGCGGCAGAGCAATGCCGTTGTCGATCTGCTGCGCACCGTGCCCGGCGTCACCTTTGCCCGCAATGGCGGCATCGGCACGTCGACCGGGGTCAGCATCCGCGGCGCGGAGGCGGACCAGACGGTGGCGCTGATCGACGGCATCCGGCTGAACGATCCGTCCTCGCCGGGCGGGGGCTTCAACTTCGGCAATCTGCTGACCGGCAACATCGCCCGGATCGAGGTGGTGCGCGGGTCCCAGTCGGTGATCTGGGGCAGCCAGGCGATCGGCGGCGTCGTCAACATGATCACCCGCGCGCCGACCGACACATGGGAAGTCAATGCCCGGGCCGAGGGCGGCTGGCGCGACACCTATCAGGCGGTGGCCAATGTCTCGGGCCGCGCCGGGCCGGTCGCGGCCAGCTTTGGCGCCGGCTACTTCACCACCGACGGCCTGTCGGCGTTCAGCGAGGCGCGCGGCGGCACCGAGCGCGACGGCTATGAGAATATCGGCGCGAACGGCAAGCTGCTGATCGACCTCGCCGCCAACATCGCGATCGATCTGCGCGGTTTCTATTCGCGCGGCGAGACCGACATTGACGGCTTCCCCGCGCCGCTGTTCGCCTTTGCCGACACGCTGGAGGTGGCGAAGACCGAAGAGTTTGTCGGCTATGCCGGCATCAACGCCACCTTCCTTGACGGGCGCTTCCGCAACCGGCTGGCCTTCACCTACACCGATACCGACCGCGACAATATCGACCGCACGGCGGCAACCCCGGTCAACACCTTTGCCGGGCTGGGCCGCAACGAGCGCATCGAATATCAGGGCATCTTCACCGCCAGCGACCGGCTGGAAGCGGTGTTCGGCGCGGAAACCGAAACATCGCGCTTCTCCACGTCCAGCTTCGGGGCCGCGCCGTCGACCGCGCGGGTGGGCATCGACAGCGTCTATGCGCAGCTGAGCGGCGCGCCGGTCAGGGGCCTCAGGCTGACGGGCGGCGTGCGCCATGACGATCACGACACGTTCGGCGGCGCGACGACCTTTGCCGGCAGCGGCGTGTTCACCCCCAATGGCGGCGCCACCACGATCCGCGCCAGCTATGGCGAAGGCTTCAAGGCGCCGACGCTGTTCCAGCTGCGCAGCAACTTCGGCAATCTGGCGCTGCAGCCCGAACGGTCGAAAAGCTATGACGTGGGCGTGGTCCAGCGCTTTCTGGACGGCCGGCTGGAACTGGGCGCGACCTATTTCCGCCGCGACACGCAGAACCAGATCGATTTCGTGTCCTGTTTCCAGAACAGCGCGGCGATCTGCACCGGCCGCCCGTCGGGCACCTATGACAATATCCGCCGCACCCGCGCGTCGGGCGTGGAGGCGACGGTCACGATGACCCCGGTCGATGCGCTCACCTTCCGCGCCCAGTACAGCCTGATCGACACCGAAAACCGCGACACCGGGCTGCGCCTCGCACGGCGGCCCGAACAGACGGTGAGCGCGCTCATCGACTATCGCTGGGCCTTCGGGCTGGAGACCGGCGCGACCATCGCGCATGTCGGCGACAGTTTCGACAATGCGGCGAACACCCGGCGGCTCGACGGGCATGTGCTCGTTGATCTGCGCGCCAGCTATCCGGTCACCGAAACGGTCGAACTCTATGGCCGCGTCGAAAATCTGTTCGATGAAGTCTATGAAACCATCTTCCGATACGGCACGGCTGGCCGCGCGGCCTATGTGGGTGTGAGGCTCCGGCTTTGA
- a CDS encoding ABC transporter substrate-binding protein — MIRRFLLACLVLPGLTACEAGSGAWSSAAPRPPAVPLRVVSLDYCADQYVLALVPRNRIAALSPDARKSFSYHRARAAGIAQVPSRAEDVLVRRPDLVVRSYGGGPDAARFFARSGVPVVQIGYANDLAGVRRTLIEVADGLGASARGAALARAMDARLARLRGDRPARQALYMTPAGVTTGSGTLIHAMITAAGLANFMDAPGWRPLPLERLAYQRPDLVAAAFFGTETDHRDGWSAARHPVARAQLRERPVVNLDGASTACGGWFVLDAVEALARGAE; from the coding sequence TTGATCAGACGCTTTCTGCTCGCCTGCCTGGTTCTGCCCGGCCTCACCGCGTGTGAGGCCGGGTCCGGTGCATGGAGCAGCGCGGCACCGCGCCCGCCGGCGGTGCCGCTGCGCGTCGTCAGCCTCGATTACTGCGCCGATCAATATGTGCTGGCGCTGGTGCCGCGAAACCGCATCGCCGCGCTGTCGCCCGATGCCCGCAAATCCTTCTCCTATCACCGCGCCCGGGCGGCGGGGATCGCGCAGGTGCCGTCACGGGCCGAGGATGTGCTGGTGCGCCGCCCCGATCTGGTCGTGCGCTCCTATGGCGGCGGGCCGGATGCGGCGCGCTTCTTCGCCCGGTCGGGCGTGCCGGTCGTCCAGATCGGCTATGCCAATGATCTGGCCGGCGTCCGCCGCACGCTGATCGAGGTGGCGGACGGCCTTGGCGCGTCCGCGCGCGGCGCGGCGCTGGCGCGGGCGATGGACGCCCGGCTCGCCCGGCTGCGGGGCGACAGGCCGGCGCGACAGGCGCTCTACATGACCCCGGCGGGGGTGACGACCGGGTCGGGCACGCTCATTCACGCGATGATCACCGCCGCGGGCCTGGCCAACTTCATGGACGCGCCGGGCTGGCGGCCATTGCCGCTCGAACGGCTTGCCTATCAGCGCCCGGATCTGGTGGCCGCCGCCTTTTTCGGCACCGAGACCGACCACCGCGACGGCTGGAGCGCCGCGCGCCACCCGGTCGCGCGCGCGCAGCTGCGCGAACGCCCGGTCGTCAATCTCGACGGGGCGTCGACCGCCTGTGGCGGCTGGTTCGTGCTCGACGCGGTCGAGGCGCTGGCGCGGGGGGCGGAATGA